The following is a genomic window from Kiloniellales bacterium.
CGGCCAGGGCCTCGAGCGTCTCGGCGTGGCTCGCGGTCAGCGCCGTCATCTGCTCGCGGGAGATCTTCTTGGACTTGGCGACCTCGACGAAGAGGGAGTCGTAGCGCCGCCACAAAGCGTCGACCCGGTCGAGCGCCTGGACCAGCTCGGGCTTGGTGGTCGGCACCAGGCCGATGCCCGGATTCCCCTGGCGCAGCTCCTTCTGCATGGTGTCGAAGCGGAAGCGCGACCAGTGGATCGAGCCCAGCCGCGGGGCCGCGTCGATGCCGAGCGCCGCGAGCAGGGCGCTGTTGGTCATCCGCTCGAGGAGCAGCAGCTGGCGCTCGGCCATGGTGAAGGAGCGGTTGTTCTGCTTGTTCGCCTCGGCGGGGGACACG
Proteins encoded in this region:
- a CDS encoding type IV pili methyl-accepting chemotaxis transducer N-terminal domain-containing protein is translated as MGKKASKAKIQIAGLLSAVILVLAVSPAEANKQNNRSFTMAERQLLLLERMTNSALLAALGIDAAPRLGSIHWSRFRFDTMQKELRQGNPGIGLVPTTKPELVQALDRVDALWRRYDSLFVEVAKSKKISREQMTALTASHAETLEALA